The Nitrospirota bacterium nucleotide sequence CGGGTTTGTCCACGAAACCATACTGGAGATTGACGTCCTCCTGCCCGATGGAGCCATCGCGGTGGCCACCAAAGACAACGAGCACAGGGATTTGTTCTTCGGCTTCGCCAATTCCTATGGCACGCTGGGCTATGCACTCACAGTGAAGGTGCAGCTCGTGCCTGTCAAAAACTTCGTCAAACTACGGCACGAGCGCTACTCGAACCTCGAAACCTATTTCCAGGCGCTGGGACAGGTCTGCCAGGACCGGCAGGTGGATTTTGTCGACGGCACATTGTTCGATGAACAGAGGCTCTATTTCACGACCGGTACGTTCGTCGACCAAGCCGAATGGCTCAGCGATTACACCGATCGGCACATCTACTATCAATCGATCCCGCGCAACAAAATCGACTACCTCACGACGCACGACTATCTCTGGCGATGGGACACCGATTGGTTCTGGTGCTCAAAACATTTCCTCGCACAGCATCCGCTCGTGCGCTGGTTATGGGGAAAGAAGCGTCTGAACTCCACGACCTATTGGAAACTGCGCAAGCTGTTCAATCACTCACGCATCGCGCAGCTGGGGGCCAGAGTGCTTGGCGGACGGCAAGAGGCGGTGATTCAAGACGTGGAGATCCCGATTGAGCATGCACCGGCCTTTGCACGATTCTTCAATCAAGAGATCGGGATCAAGCCTCTGTGGATCTGTCCGGTCGCAGCCTATGATCCATCGGTCTCCTATCCGTTGTATCCCATGAATCCCCGGACGCTCTATGTCAACTTCGGATTCTGGGATGCCGTCAGAAGCGATCACGAGGAGGGCTATTTCAATAAAAAAATAGAAGCCAAGGTTCGGGAACTGAATGGCATAAAGTCTCTGTACTCGAATTCATTCTATTCGCGTGAAGAATTTTGGCAGTTGCACCACGAACCAACCTACCGCAAGCTCAAAGCTCGCTACGATCCGACAGGCAGACTGAAAGATCTCTACGAGAAATGCGTCCTCACACAGTGACCCTCTTGGACCTCTTGATTGCTCTGGTTGGTTTGTCTTGTTTATTTCGTTCCCCGAACAAGACAACCGAGTTAAACGCAAAAACCACATGAGCCAGATTCCCGATAGGTGCTCTCCTGCTCAAGGTTTCGTGAAACGGAGTGTGCACGAGTCTTCAATTCTCACAAACACTGTGCATGAGGCGCCGATGGCGCTATACTTTCGTCATGGTTGAACGCCCCCTTCATGCCACACCACCCGACAAACCAACGGAAAAGCTTCCGGCTCGGACCGTGAAGAGCATCATGTCCAAGAAGGTGGTCAGCATCACCATGGACGACTCCCTCGCCAAAGCCCGTGAGCTCTTCTTGGAGTTTCATTTCCATCATCTCCTGGTCCTGGAGTCAGGACGTCTGGTGGGTGTGATCTCCGATCGGGACCTTCTCAAAGCCATCAGTCCATATATCGGGTCCCTTTCCGAGTTGGAGCGGGACCGGGCCACCCTCAACAAACGAGCCCATCAAATCATGAGCCGGAACCCCATCACGGTCGAGGCGGACGAGACCGTTGAGACAGCCTCGCAACGGCTTCTTGAAAACAGGGTGTCGTGTCTCCCCGTCGTCACTCAAGACGGAACGGTACACGGCATCGTGAGTTGGAGAGACCTCCTCAAAGTCTACCTGCCTCCCCTCTCCCAATAACCGTGAGTCTGACAGGCCAGGAAGGAAAACCTCGGCGCCCTGACGCGCAACGAGTGATCACTGGATGTGTGAAAAAGCCAGAACCGCGCGCAGGGGCAATCTATCTGGCCTGCGGATTTGGCTGATGTATTTGTTCTCTGAACGGGACAAAGCAGAATACTGTGACTGCCTCACGATCAGACTCTGACGAAGTCGATATACCCTCGCTCAACGTCCGTACTGATGAGCTCGACTCGTACCTTGTCTCCGACGTCGAGGCCGCTCGTGCCGGTCACCACTCTTCCCTCGACCGGCGGCTCAAGGAGCCGAACCCACGTGCCGCTTTCTGAGGCGCCCGTCACGATGGCATCGAAGCGCTGCCCGATCCGTGATTCGAGCAAGAGGGCGGCGGCGGATTTGCGAAGCCGCCGTTCGACTTTTTCCGCATCGTCTTCTTTCTCAGTACAATGGCCGGCCAGATACTTCAATTCTTCTGGCTTATAGGGCGTTGCCGTTCCGGCCAGCGCCGCTTTGACCAGCCGTTGGGTGATGAGATCGGGGAAGCGCCGGTTAGGAGCCGTGGAATGGGTATAGCCCTTCACGGCCAGCCCGAAATGTTCTGGCGCACCATCTTTCGACTGGTCCAGCACATATTCGCCTCTACCAATGAGCTTCACGATGGCCAGGGAAAGATCGGGAAAGGTGAGGGGATCGGCCTTCCGCCGCTTCACGAGAAACCCTTCCAGCGCACTCGCATCCGGCTCCGGAGGTAACGGCTCACCCCAGCGGGCCGCCACCTCGACAATCCTCAGCCACCGTTCGGGAGAGCGCAGGATTCGGCGAAAGGAAGGCACGCCCTTTCCCTTGAGATAGGATGCCGTCGCCTGATTCGCGGCGATCATAAAGTCTTCGATCAGTTCCTTGGCGCGATTCTTCTGCTCAACCCTGAGATCGGTCAACAGCTCACCATCAAACACCGCTCGGGCCTCAATCGTTTCAAGACTCAAGGCTCCCTGCTGATGCCGTCGCACTTTCAGCCGCTGCGCGACCTGGTCTTGGAGCCGAAGTTGCGCGTCGAGACCGGAGACAGCCGTGACCCGCTCAGGCGCTGGGGCCTCACCTGCAAGCCAAGCCGCGACGCCGTTATAGGCCAGCTTCGCGTGATTGTGGACTAGAGCCCGAAAAATGTTCGAACTGCGAACCACTCCATCTTCCGTGATCGTCATGTCCACGACGACCGCAAGGCGGTCTTCCCCTTCACCGAGAGAGGTTAGGTCGGTCGACAGCTTTTCCGGCAGCATGGGGAACATGTCGCCGGACGTATAGACTGAGGTCGTATTGTGTTTGGCATGACCGTCCAGGGCGGAGTCCTTCTTGACCAGCGCATCCACGTCGGCAATCGCAACCAGGATCTTCACAGACCGATCCGGACGCAGCTCGGCTACAGTCAGTTGGTCGAGATCCCTGGAATCGTCGTTGTCGATCGAGGCCCAGAGCAGTCCCGTTAAGTCACGCAGGTTCGCATGCGAGTCGGTGGCGGCAGTCTGTATGCGGGACAGCTCGGTCATCGCCGCGGCAGAAAAATCAGGCAAGAGGTCGCGTTCGACCATGGCACGACGAGCGATACTCCTGAGATCAGTACGATGGCTTTTCATGCTTCCCTTCAATACTGCGTCCGTCGGGCGAGCGCTCCGTAATTTCCTTTTCTCTATACCTCTCCATAAGGGAACGGCCAGACTATTCTTCACTGCGCGCGTCGAACGAGCACATTCTGATCGTGCGCGTTCCGCGAGCAAGAAGGATGGTCTGGCCGCGCCCCTCTTACTTTTTCTTTGTCCCCTCGGCCTTCGTCGTGGCCACCATGACGACCACCGGAGTCTGAGGTGAGAAGGCCTCCTCGATGCGCTTCTTTCCATTGCTCGTAAGGATCACGATTCCGGCGTGGTTCTCGATGCGCAGGAGGAGATGGGCCGTCTCTGCGTTCGCATATCGGTCATGGGAATCTTTGACCTTGGTGCGTGACCCAAACAGCGCGTCCGCCTCATCGAAAAAGAGGATCGAGCCACTCGCGGCGGCTTTATCGAATACATTGTTCAAATTCTTCTCAGTTTCGCCGATATACTTGCTCACCACCGCCGACAGATCCACCCGGAACAAATCGACCTTGAGGGTTTCGGCCAAGGTCTCGGCTGCCTTCCTCCGGCGGAGCGGCGTGGAGCCGGACAAAATCAGAACCGCGGAGGATGCCGCCTTGGACTTTTTCGCCCGTCGAACCGGCGTGGTCTTCTTCTTTCCCACGGCCTTCTTCACTGCGGTCTTCACTTTCTTCTCTCTAATGATCTTGGCTGCCATTCTTTTTCATGCTCCTCTTAATGCGTTAAACCGAGTGGTTGCTCTAGTTTGTTTAGTTTGTCTCGTGTATTTGATTGGACCGGATAAAACCAGATGAGCCGGACAAACCGCCCACGAACCCTCCTGAGTATACGGCGACGGCTTGCGGATCATATCTGCAATTGATCACAATGACCAGCGGCTTCCCCCTGCACATCGAAAAGGCCTAGCAGGATGCTGAAAAAGTCCGCCAGCGGCGTTCTCGCTTCACGAAGAGGCTCAACGTACCAACCCGTACGCCTCGCCTCCTCGCTCGCTGCGGCCTTGCTGGACGGACTTTTTGAACATCCTGTGGTTATTCAGACCACGAGTGTCACTCGGAGTATTTTAGCCATGTTTTTCATATACACCGAGTTTTTCAGCAGCCTGCGAGGATGACGACCACGAGACTGATCGAACAGGAACTTGCGGCAGCCGAGGCTGCGCAACAGGGCCGCAACGACGGAAAGGCACGCGTCTGCGCCAGACGCGCCGTGGCACTCGCCACCGACGCCTGGTTAGCCAGACTTCCTCGTCCACAATGGCGCGGGGATGCCATGGCACATCTCCGCCACATTCAGCAGGACGAATCCTTCCCGTTTCCCATTCGCCAGGCAGCCGAACGACTAAGCACCCCTGTCACCCGTCAACACCAAGCCCCCTTCACCACAGACCCCCTCGCCGACGCGAGACTCATTATCGCTCATCTCCGCAGCACCTCAGAGAACGCGGTCCAGGAACCGTAAAACGTGGGCGTGAGGCCTGAAACGAGAGTTAGCGAGGAACTGCTACCGTCGAGCGAGGCCCTTCTCTATATCCCCAACCATTTCTTAAAGGGAGTGGCCAAGGTTGCCCTCTACTGCGCGCATCGAACGAGCACATTCTGATCGTGCGCGTTCTGCAAGCAAGAGAACGACCAGGCCCGCTCATCCCATCCTGCTGAGGGCCCGTGTTGCACAAGGACAATGGTCCTTCCAAGCTTGCTTGTTTCTCCCCAAGGAGGGTGGCCTGTTTGGTCTCCCACTGCGCGCGTCCAACGAGGGTCTTCTGAGACCGCGCGTTGCGCGAGCACAGGAGACCAACAGGCCACCCTCCCCTCTTACCAGCCTAAGGCCCACTGATGCCCATTTTTCTCCAGCAACGCATCCGCTTCCCTCGGCCCCCAGCTACCGGCGCTATAGAAGTGGACAGATTTTTCGCCGGTCAACAGCGGGTCATAGAGGCGCCAGGCCGTTTCGGTGAAGTCCGCGCTGACAAAGAGGGTCTGATCGCCGATCATCACGTCGCGAAGTAACGTCTCATAGGCTTCAGGCAGCTGGCCGAACGCTTGTTCATAGTCGAACTGCAGCGCATGGTCGCTCAGTTGGAACGGCCTCCCAGGACTCTTCACGGAAAAGCAGAGTGAGAACCCTTCACTGGGCTGCAGCGTAATCAGCAGCTTATTGGGGGCAATGCTCCCTGGATCGAGGGACCGAAACACTTGGGTGGGGGCCTCACGAAAGGTCACCGCGATCTGGGTCATTTTGCGCGGGAAGCGTTTGCCCGTCCTCAGATAGAACGGTACGCCCTTCCATCGCCAGTTGTGAATCTCCGCTTTCAGCGCAACATAAGTCTCTGTGGTCGAATCCTTCGGAACCCCTCGTTCCTCGCGATAGCCAGGAATCGTCTGGTCGGCGATCTGCCAGGACGTGTATTGGCCAAAGACGACATCCTGCTGCGTAATCGGCGCAATGGAATGGAGCACTTTCAGTTTTTCGTTCTGGATCGCCGCGGCATCGAAAGAGACCGGCACTTCCATCGCCACGACCGTCATCAGTTGGGTCAGGTGGTTCTGGACCATATCGCGGAATGCCCCGGCTTGCTGGTAGTAGGCCCCGCGATGCTCGACGCCGAGATCTTCGGCCACGGTAATCTGCACGTTCTCGATGGTGTCGCGTTTCCAGAGCGATTCAAAAATCGGGTTCGCAAAGCGGAAGGCCAGGAGATTCTGCACCGTCTCTTTGCCGAGATAATGATCGATGCGGTAGATCTGGGATTCCTCGATATATTGATGCAGGGTCGTATTCAGTTTCCGGGCTGAGAGAAAGTCGTGGCCAAATGGTTTTTCGAACACGACGCGGACCCACCCGTGGCTCTTGAGCAGTCCCGCCTGGTCCAGCCGTTCCATAGCGATAGGCACGATGTCCGGTGGCAACGCGAGGTAAAATACCCGGTTCTCCGGCATCTTGTGCTGACGCTCCAACCCTCGAATGTATACGGCCAACGCCTCATAATCTTGAGTGCTTCCTTCATGCACAGTCTGGTAGTGCAGACATTCCTCGCACCAGGCGCGCAACTCTGTTTCATTACGCCAGCCGGCTTGCTGCAGACCTTCGAAGGCCCAGAGCCGAAACCCCTCTTCCCCCATCTCGGGCAAAGCGGCACCGACAATCAGCGTGTTGCGAGTTTCCAGAATTCCCTGATCCCGCAGATGATACAGCGCCGGCAGGAGCTTCCGGCGCGTCAGATCGCCAGTGCCACCGATGATGACAAAAACATGGGGTTCAACCTGCTGTTCCGACATGCGCAACGTTCTCCCTGTATAAAATCAACCGCCACTTCACAAGATACTGAATGCGTCCGCCGGCTGGGAAGCGCCCAACGATGAGCAAGGCAATGAGGTCGCTCCGGCGTTCATCGCACAGAGCTCAGCATTCCGTTGCCCGCTCCATGCTTGGAGTTCCAGCGCAACCAACCTTGCCGGATGCACCACTTTTCGATCTCCACTGCGATGAATACGATCGACGAGAGCGCCAGGCATAGCAGCAGTTCATCGAGATCGAGCGGCTCGGTCTTGAAGATCGGATTCAAGGCCGGGATATAGATCGTGCCCATCTGCAAAACAAAAGTCAGCACCACCGCGCCCAGAAGCGGAAGATTGGACCAGGGGCCGAGCTGGAAGAACGAGGCACGCTCGGAACGAAGGGCGAGCACGTTGCCCATTTGCGATAGCGTCAGAACCGTGAAGACCATCGTCTGCCAATGGGCATGTCCCGTGCGGTAGGCCCAGGCCTGGGTGACGAGGGTGACGCCGCCCATGAGCAGACCGATCCAGAGAATATCCTGCCACATCCCGTCCGCGAAGATACTTTCGCGCGGGGGTCTGGGCGGCCGCTCCATGAGACCTCGTTCTTCCGGCTCCACCGCCAGAGCCAGCCCCGGCAACCCGTCGGTCACGAGGTTGATCCAGAGAATATGGATCGGCAACAGGGGAATCGGCATGCCCAGAAACGGCGCGAGAAAGATCGTCCAGACCTCAGCGGTGTTACACGAGAGCGCATATTTGATGAACTTGCGGATATTGTCGAAAATCCGCCGCCCTTCCTCTACCGCCGTCACGATCGTGGCAAAGTTGTCGTCGAGCAAGATCATATGCGACGACTCGCGCGCCACATCGGTGCCGGTCAGCCCCATGGCAATCCCAATGTCGGCGCGCTGAAGCGCGGGAGCATCGTTCACGCCATCGCCCGTCATCGCGACGAACTCACCCTGATCTTGGAGTCCCTTCACGATCGTGATCTTCTGCTCGGGCGACACCCGCGCATAGACCCGGATCCCCTCCACTCGCGCCTCGTACTCCTCCAGCGGCAACTTCGCCAGCTCCTGACCCGTCAGGACTCCATCGTGGTTCTCGATGATACCGAGGCGCAAGGCAATGGCGCGGGCCGTCGCGGGATGGTCGCCGGTAATCATCACGGGCGTGATGCCGGCCGACTTACACAGGGCCACCGCGGCCTTCGCTTCTTCCCGTGGCGGGTCCATCAAGCCAACCAGACCGAGAAAGGTCAGCCCTCGTTCGACGCTGTCAGGTGTGAGCGCTGCCGGGAGATCCGGCCAAGTCCGATAAGCCACAGCCAAGACGCGCAAACCAGCCGCCGCCATCCGCTCAGCGCGATCTAAGATTGCCGCCGTATCGAGTGCAGTTCTGGCATCGCCAGTTAACTGCCCATCGCAGAGGGCCACGACCTGCTCAGGCGCCCCTTTGGTGAAGGCCACGACCTCCGAGCCCTCCCGATGCAGGGTCGTCATGCATTTGCGATCTGAATCGAACGGCAGTTCCGCCACCCGCGGCGCCTGCACCAATAGTTCGGCCTTCCCGTAGCCCCTCTCTTCTGCGCCTTGAAACAGCGCGACCTCCGTCGGATCGCCGATCATGTGGCCATCGTCATGCCTGGCCGCGTCGTTGCTGAGGGCCATGGCCTTCAGCAACCAACGCCAGGACTCCTCTTTGCCCGTGGAGCCCGTCTCCGGCTGACCGCTTACAACCAGTTGTTCCACCCGCATCTTGTTCTGGGTGAGCGTGCCTGTCTTGTCCGAACAGATATAGGTGACAGACCCCAGCGTTTCCACCGCCGCCAATCGACGAATCAGCGCGTGTTTTTTCACCAGCCGACGGGCTCCTAAGGCCAGCGACACCGTCACCACGGCCGGGAGCGCTTCCGGGATTGCCGCGACGGCCAAACTCACCGCCGTCAAAAACATCAAGGCCATCGACTCCCCACGCAACACGCCGACGGCAAACACGATGGCACAGATCGCCAGAGCTACGAGAGCCAGACGTTGCCCGAATTGCGCAAGCCGTTTCTGGAGCGGAGTCTTCACGACCTCTTCACTCCCCAGCATCGACGCGATCCGGCCTAATTCAGTCTGCATGCCGGTTGCGACCACCAGGCCGCTCCCACGGCCATAGGTCACGCTGGTCCCTTTGTAGGCGAGGTTCACCCGGTCGCCGATCGATGCCTCTGCCTCTTTCAACGAAGCCGTACGTTTTTCAATCGGGACCGACTCACCGGTCAGCGGTGACTCATCCACTTTCAGCTGGACTGTTTCGATCAGACGCAGATCCGCCGGCATCGTATTGCCTGCCTCCAGCAAGACGATGTCGCCGGGAACCAGTTGCAGGGCCGAAATCTCTGTCACCTGGCCACCACGCCTCACCCGCGCCGTGGACGCGGCAAGCAACTTCAGCGCCGCGACCGCTCGCTCCGCCCGATATTCCTGAACGAAACCGATCACCCCGTTAAGCAGGACGATCACGACGATGGCGATCGCATCGGGCGGTTCGCCGATGATGCCGGAAATGATCGCCGCCCCGATCAAGACGAGGATCATGAAGTCGGTGAACTGATCGAGAAACATGCGCCAGAGCGGGCGCGCGGGGCGCTCATGGATGTCGTTCAGGCCATATTGAGCAATCCGCCGCGAGGCCTCCTCAGCGGTGAGACCGGCGTCCGGATCGACCGTAAGATGGGTGGCGACTTCACCGGGCGAGAGCAGGTGCCAGAGCATAGGTGTGAGTGGAGACGGAGGAATGGCCTCTTGCGAACTCATGCCGACCACTCCCCCACCAGACGAGATACACGAGTAGAGCTGCGAGACTATCTGACGACAAGAACCGAACAGGAACTATGTTGGACCACCCTGGTCGAGACACTGCCCAGCAGAAAGCGCGCAATGGCGCCCAACCCTTTGGCCCCCATCACGATCAGATCGGCCTGATGCTTGGACGCCACTTTCATAATCTCTTCTGCCGGCTTCCCGAGCTGATAGACAGCCTCAGCCGTAAACCCCACCTTGACCAGCTTCCGCACGTTCTGCTCGACCAGATGGCGGCCTGCCGCCTTCAGCTCCGGATACTTGATGAAGGGCATCACATGAATGACGCTCACGTGAATGGGCGCATGCCCGCCCTGGCCGGTCGACGTATCGGGCTGAAAATGCTTCACCACAAACGCCAGGGCTTTGGCCGATGCGGCCGATCCATCGGTCGCCAAGGTAATCCGCCGCAGCGGTACCGCTTCGTCCTTGACGACAAGCACAGGACAGGCCGCATGATGGATGAGATTCGTCGACACGCTGCCGAGCATGAAACGGTCGAGGGCATCGAGGCCCTGACTGCCCACGACCAGGAGCCCGTCCCGTTTGGGGGCGCGCTTCAAAATCGTCGGGGCGATCGCCCCTTGCTCCTTGCGGACTGTGCCCTTGAGCTTCAGTGACGCCAACTGCTGTTTGGCCTCCTTAAGCGCTTTTGCCGAGCGCGCTTCCATGCGCTGAACTTCTTCCTGGATGTACCGCTCCATTCCCGCCATCACCGGCTGCGAAAGAAACGGTGCGCGGAGCGCGGCGATATCCACCACATGTAGCGCCGTGACCTTCGGCGGCTCTACAAACGGCAGCTTGGCCACCCAGTTCAATCCCCATTTCCCAAACTTGGATCCATCCGTCGCCACGAGCACATTCATGTTGCATATCCTTTCAATTGACAGTTGGTTACATGTCAGACAACAGGCTGAAACCGGCGTTGAAAGACTTCCGGCGACAGCCCCGCGAGGCCCGCGTAGCAGCCCAGTGTCACCGGATCCTTGAGATCCTCGTTGGACAGCCGGATCATGTACTGGCGCGCAATCTGATACGACTGCGCCGTGACATCCACCATCCGCACTTTCGCCCGGCCACTAACGGGGTCGAGCATCTGCTTGAACGGGATCGGCGTAAACCGCCCATCTTGAATCGAGACCATGGCCGCCGTGCCTCCGTCGAGCAGGAACTGCGCCGCACAATAGCCGAGATCGCGGGTGTATTCCATATCGAACGGAATCGGGTCCGCGCAGCGCAACTCATACCCGACATTCTTGGCGACGATCGTCGTGGCCAGTCCCAAGGCCTTCATGCCCTTGGCGACTTCACGCCGAAGCACATCGCCGATATCCACTTCGGCCAATCGCAGGTGGCCATGTTCATCCCGCTCGACATGATCCAACCCACC carries:
- a CDS encoding FAD-binding oxidoreductase, encoding MAMISHEDHARKRESLIKTLHTSNTTGSLALEKSTSNLFRQRTAEPRHRLDVRHFNRVIHVDEKERYAEVEGMTTYEDLVRETLPFQLMPAVVPQLKSITIGGAMAGIGIESSSFKYGFVHETILEIDVLLPDGAIAVATKDNEHRDLFFGFANSYGTLGYALTVKVQLVPVKNFVKLRHERYSNLETYFQALGQVCQDRQVDFVDGTLFDEQRLYFTTGTFVDQAEWLSDYTDRHIYYQSIPRNKIDYLTTHDYLWRWDTDWFWCSKHFLAQHPLVRWLWGKKRLNSTTYWKLRKLFNHSRIAQLGARVLGGRQEAVIQDVEIPIEHAPAFARFFNQEIGIKPLWICPVAAYDPSVSYPLYPMNPRTLYVNFGFWDAVRSDHEEGYFNKKIEAKVRELNGIKSLYSNSFYSREEFWQLHHEPTYRKLKARYDPTGRLKDLYEKCVLTQ
- a CDS encoding CBS domain-containing protein; the encoded protein is MSKKVVSITMDDSLAKARELFLEFHFHHLLVLESGRLVGVISDRDLLKAISPYIGSLSELERDRATLNKRAHQIMSRNPITVEADETVETASQRLLENRVSCLPVVTQDGTVHGIVSWRDLLKVYLPPLSQ
- a CDS encoding RNB domain-containing ribonuclease — its product is MKSHRTDLRSIARRAMVERDLLPDFSAAAMTELSRIQTAATDSHANLRDLTGLLWASIDNDDSRDLDQLTVAELRPDRSVKILVAIADVDALVKKDSALDGHAKHNTTSVYTSGDMFPMLPEKLSTDLTSLGEGEDRLAVVVDMTITEDGVVRSSNIFRALVHNHAKLAYNGVAAWLAGEAPAPERVTAVSGLDAQLRLQDQVAQRLKVRRHQQGALSLETIEARAVFDGELLTDLRVEQKNRAKELIEDFMIAANQATASYLKGKGVPSFRRILRSPERWLRIVEVAARWGEPLPPEPDASALEGFLVKRRKADPLTFPDLSLAIVKLIGRGEYVLDQSKDGAPEHFGLAVKGYTHSTAPNRRFPDLITQRLVKAALAGTATPYKPEELKYLAGHCTEKEDDAEKVERRLRKSAAALLLESRIGQRFDAIVTGASESGTWVRLLEPPVEGRVVTGTSGLDVGDKVRVELISTDVERGYIDFVRV
- a CDS encoding ATP-binding protein, which produces MAAKIIREKKVKTAVKKAVGKKKTTPVRRAKKSKAASSAVLILSGSTPLRRRKAAETLAETLKVDLFRVDLSAVVSKYIGETEKNLNNVFDKAAASGSILFFDEADALFGSRTKVKDSHDRYANAETAHLLLRIENHAGIVILTSNGKKRIEEAFSPQTPVVVMVATTKAEGTKKK
- the zwf gene encoding glucose-6-phosphate dehydrogenase gives rise to the protein MSEQQVEPHVFVIIGGTGDLTRRKLLPALYHLRDQGILETRNTLIVGAALPEMGEEGFRLWAFEGLQQAGWRNETELRAWCEECLHYQTVHEGSTQDYEALAVYIRGLERQHKMPENRVFYLALPPDIVPIAMERLDQAGLLKSHGWVRVVFEKPFGHDFLSARKLNTTLHQYIEESQIYRIDHYLGKETVQNLLAFRFANPIFESLWKRDTIENVQITVAEDLGVEHRGAYYQQAGAFRDMVQNHLTQLMTVVAMEVPVSFDAAAIQNEKLKVLHSIAPITQQDVVFGQYTSWQIADQTIPGYREERGVPKDSTTETYVALKAEIHNWRWKGVPFYLRTGKRFPRKMTQIAVTFREAPTQVFRSLDPGSIAPNKLLITLQPSEGFSLCFSVKSPGRPFQLSDHALQFDYEQAFGQLPEAYETLLRDVMIGDQTLFVSADFTETAWRLYDPLLTGEKSVHFYSAGSWGPREADALLEKNGHQWALGW
- a CDS encoding calcium-translocating P-type ATPase, PMCA-type, which produces MLWHLLSPGEVATHLTVDPDAGLTAEEASRRIAQYGLNDIHERPARPLWRMFLDQFTDFMILVLIGAAIISGIIGEPPDAIAIVVIVLLNGVIGFVQEYRAERAVAALKLLAASTARVRRGGQVTEISALQLVPGDIVLLEAGNTMPADLRLIETVQLKVDESPLTGESVPIEKRTASLKEAEASIGDRVNLAYKGTSVTYGRGSGLVVATGMQTELGRIASMLGSEEVVKTPLQKRLAQFGQRLALVALAICAIVFAVGVLRGESMALMFLTAVSLAVAAIPEALPAVVTVSLALGARRLVKKHALIRRLAAVETLGSVTYICSDKTGTLTQNKMRVEQLVVSGQPETGSTGKEESWRWLLKAMALSNDAARHDDGHMIGDPTEVALFQGAEERGYGKAELLVQAPRVAELPFDSDRKCMTTLHREGSEVVAFTKGAPEQVVALCDGQLTGDARTALDTAAILDRAERMAAAGLRVLAVAYRTWPDLPAALTPDSVERGLTFLGLVGLMDPPREEAKAAVALCKSAGITPVMITGDHPATARAIALRLGIIENHDGVLTGQELAKLPLEEYEARVEGIRVYARVSPEQKITIVKGLQDQGEFVAMTGDGVNDAPALQRADIGIAMGLTGTDVARESSHMILLDDNFATIVTAVEEGRRIFDNIRKFIKYALSCNTAEVWTIFLAPFLGMPIPLLPIHILWINLVTDGLPGLALAVEPEERGLMERPPRPPRESIFADGMWQDILWIGLLMGGVTLVTQAWAYRTGHAHWQTMVFTVLTLSQMGNVLALRSERASFFQLGPWSNLPLLGAVVLTFVLQMGTIYIPALNPIFKTEPLDLDELLLCLALSSIVFIAVEIEKWCIRQGWLRWNSKHGAGNGMLSSVR
- a CDS encoding universal stress protein, coding for MNVLVATDGSKFGKWGLNWVAKLPFVEPPKVTALHVVDIAALRAPFLSQPVMAGMERYIQEEVQRMEARSAKALKEAKQQLASLKLKGTVRKEQGAIAPTILKRAPKRDGLLVVGSQGLDALDRFMLGSVSTNLIHHAACPVLVVKDEAVPLRRITLATDGSAASAKALAFVVKHFQPDTSTGQGGHAPIHVSVIHVMPFIKYPELKAAGRHLVEQNVRKLVKVGFTAEAVYQLGKPAEEIMKVASKHQADLIVMGAKGLGAIARFLLGSVSTRVVQHSSCSVLVVR